DNA sequence from the Antarctobacter heliothermus genome:
CTGCGCCCGACAACAAGGTCAGGCGCAGGCGAGACTGTTACTGGATCCACGTGGTCCATTTGTCTTCGTTCAGCGCAATCCACTCTGCGACGACCTCGTCGAGGGCGCGGCCGTTCTGGTCAATTTCGTTGATCATGGCGTTTTGCTCTGCATTGGTCAGTGCGAACTGGCTGACGAAAGCGGCAGCACCGGGCCACACCTCTGCGAAATTTTGGGACGCGATCTTGTTGACGTGGGCCTGCGCAAAACCGCAGGCGGTGTCGCGTTGCTGATTTTCCTCCACGCATTCGCCATCGGCTGGATTCCATTCCACCCATTTCACATCGATTTCAGCAAAGACCCAATGAGGCTGCCAGAACATCATCAGGATCGGTTCTTCGGAGGCGAGCGCACTTTTCAACTCCGCGATCATCGTGCCTTCTGAGCCGCCGGCGACCGGATCGAAAGGCAACTCGATACCTTCGACGACAGACTTTGATCGGGTGCCCCAATCCGCCGGATAAGTGATGAGACGCCCATTCGGAAAGGTCTCTGCGGTGGCAAAGGCTTGCGCGCAATCAAAGAGCGCCTGATAGCTCGGCAGGCCTGGGCATTGCTCTTCCATGTATGCGGGGTAAATCCAACCCTCACGCGGCTCGAGCCCCAGTTCACCCATATCCACAATGGCGCCAGAGGCGAGGCCATCGGTATAAGCGTCGGTGATAGAATTATCCCAAACCTCGGGGTTCAGGTTGATTTCGTTCTGCGCCAGCGCAGTGAACTGCGGCAGACCGCCAGCTGTGACCAACTCGACGTTATAGCCCATCTTCATTAGTAGTTCTGCGGCAATGGTCGCAGACAAATGCTGGCCAGTCCATTCATTGATCGCGATCTTGATAGGCTGATCTGTTTCGACTTCGGCCAATGCGACCGAAGCCCCGATAGTGGCGGCACCCATGGCAATTGCCGCGGTGACATTCATTAGTTTGCGTTGCATCTCACTCTCCTGTCGGTTGGTTGTTTTTTGGTGTTTTTGTGTTTTCCAGCAAGGCTGCGCGCAGCGTGTCGCGGTCCTGTGCGTAGTCGCGGGTGATCTGGGGTGACCGCTGGCATGTTGCCCAGTTTGGGTCCGCAAGTAGCGGCGCGTCTTCGGCAGAAGGAAGGCTTAACCCGCGGACCAGATCGGCGGCCCGCTCAGCCATGACCAGCGTCGGCGCGTTCAAGTCACCGGCGGTGGCCTGCGGCAACACCGAGCTGTCGACCACGCGCAGCCCCTCGATGCCCTTGAGCTTCATCGTTAAAGGGTCGACCACGGCGGCGTCATCGGTGCCCATCCGGCAGGTGCCGCAGGGGTGATAAGCGCTTTCAACCTTGTCTTTCAGGAATTGGTCAATACAGGCGTCGTCTTGGCAGTCGGCACCGGGGGCGAGCTCCTGTCCGCGATAGGGCGCGAACGCCTCTTGCGCGAAGATTTCGCGTGTGAGGCGAATACAGGCCCGCATTTCCTGCCAGTCGTCGGGGTGGGTCATGTAGTTGAAACGCACGCGAGGAAGGTCGCGGGCATCCGCGCTGCGCAGCTTCACCCAACCACGGCTCT
Encoded proteins:
- a CDS encoding ABC transporter substrate-binding protein; this encodes MQRKLMNVTAAIAMGAATIGASVALAEVETDQPIKIAINEWTGQHLSATIAAELLMKMGYNVELVTAGGLPQFTALAQNEINLNPEVWDNSITDAYTDGLASGAIVDMGELGLEPREGWIYPAYMEEQCPGLPSYQALFDCAQAFATAETFPNGRLITYPADWGTRSKSVVEGIELPFDPVAGGSEGTMIAELKSALASEEPILMMFWQPHWVFAEIDVKWVEWNPADGECVEENQQRDTACGFAQAHVNKIASQNFAEVWPGAAAFVSQFALTNAEQNAMINEIDQNGRALDEVVAEWIALNEDKWTTWIQ